The Fusarium musae strain F31 chromosome 10, whole genome shotgun sequence genome window below encodes:
- a CDS encoding hypothetical protein (EggNog:ENOG41) yields the protein MQFSSSFLVAALFGTAFAMPQANPTDCPATSAIPTCGAPCITSAASAVGCSNIACQCASSSAIQASAINCVLDNCGFLEALQVQASAAAVCTACA from the exons atgcagTTCTCCAGCTCTTTCCTCGTCGCTGCTCTTTTCGGCACTGCCTTTGCCATGCCCCAGGCCAACCCTACCGATTGCCCGGCGACCTCCGCTATCCCTACCTGCGGT GCTCCCTGTATCACCTCCGCCGCCTCCGCCGTTGGCTGCAGCAACATTGCTTGCCAGTGCGCCAGCTCCAGCGCCATCCAGGCTTCGGCCATCAACTGTGTCCTTGACAACTGCGGTTTCCTTGAGGCTCTGCAGGTTCAGGCTTCTGCCGCCGCTGTCTGCACTGCTTGTGCTTAA